A stretch of Astyanax mexicanus isolate ESR-SI-001 chromosome 21, AstMex3_surface, whole genome shotgun sequence DNA encodes these proteins:
- the LOC111197124 gene encoding class I histocompatibility antigen, F10 alpha chain-like, with translation MKYPCILLLLLQQVKADDLRYDSCVYWMVSEGFGLPQFSERRVMNDVTLYHHDSSLDSKMPCPDWLNTTAGKEYWKIFYHWTEYNRDVSTLGLQLATEQFNQTGSLTDRNIYQGFGCCSLYPNGTYRTLLAHAFNGKDFISFDFHTKTFVAAVPQAVLYKSLRDKDLANIEDIVALYKTPCLERLKILKDAPRVKTRKAPEVRIIEKKNTGSVTVTCHVTGFYPREVQVFWLGSDLQPVDEGVTEILPNGDGTYQTRKSVIVPEEDVGKQNYSCVVLHISIPNNITTVWAGEKAGGVAVWGSVCVCILLAAAVGFGVWWCRRKTRDAVI, from the exons ATGAAGTATCCTTGCATCTTACTTCTCCTTTTACAGCAAGTGAAGGCTGATG aTCTTCGGTATGACAGCTGTGTTTACTGGATGGTCTCTGAAGGATTCGGACTGCCTCAATTTTCAGAAAGGAGAGTAATGAATGATGTCACTCTCTACCATCAtgacagcagtttagactccaaAATGCCCTGTCCTGATTGGCTCAACACCACTGCAGGGAAAGAGTACTGGAAAATCTTTTATCACTGGACAGAATACAACAGAGATGTTTCTACCCTCGGTTTACAGTTGGCTACTGAACAGTTCAACCAGACAG GTTCATTGACTGATCGTAACATATATCAGGGATTTGGATGCTGCTCTCTGTATCCGAATGGGACGTACAGGACGTTGCTGGCCCACGCATTCAACGGCAAAGACTTCATAAGTTTCGACTTTCATACTAAGACATTTGTAGCTGCAGTTCCTCAGGCTGTCCTGTACAAGAGTCTGAGGGATAAAGATTTAGCCAATATAGAAGACATAGTAGCACTCTACAAAACACCATGTTTGGAACGACTGAAGATATTAAAGGATGCTCCAAGAGTCAAAACCAGAAAAG CTCCAGAAGTTCGGATCATTGAGAAGAAGAACACCGGTTCTGTTACAGTCACGTGTCATGTGACGGGGTTTTACCCCCGGGAGGTTCAGGTGTTCTGGCTCGGTTCAGATCTTCAGCCTGTGGATGAAGGAGTCACTGAGATCTTACCCAATGGTGATGGAACCTACCAGACCAGAAAGAGTGTGATAGTTCCAGAGGAGGATGTAGGAAAACAGAACTACAGCTGTGTAGTTCTTCACATCAGCATACCCAACAACATCACCACAGTCTGGG cgGGAGAGAAAGCCGGTGGTGTTGCTGTCTGGGGTTCTGTTTGCGTATGTATTCTATTGGCTGCTGCAGTTGGATTTGGAGTATGGTGGTGCCGCCGCAAAACTCGGG ATGCTGTCATCTGA
- the cnrip1a gene encoding CB1 cannabinoid receptor-interacting protein 1a: MAEVPPVINISVSLKMEPNDGPVFFKADGSRFGQTRTIKLLTGSKYKIEVVVKPGSAEATTMGIGSGSFPLEQQSKDDETIVYHGFYDTEGVPHTKSGDRQPVQVSIQFKDAGVFETVWQVKYYNYYKREHCQFGNKFSCIDYEVKPNETRSLMWINKEIFQ; this comes from the exons ATGGCGGAGGTTCCACCCGTCATTAACATCTCGGTGTCCCTGAAGATGGAGCCAAACGATGGGCCGGTGTTCTTCAAGGCGGACGGGTCTCGGTTCGGACAGACCAGGACCATAAAACTGCTGACTGGGTCCAAATACAAGATCGAGGTGGTGGTGAAACCGGGCAGCGCCGAGGCCAC cactATGGGGATCGGCTCGGGCAGCTTTCCTCTGGAGCAGCAGTCCAAAGATGATGAAACGATTGTATATCACGGGTTTTACGATACTGAGGGAGTACCGCACACCAAAAGCGGAGACCGTCAGCCAGTGCAGGTGTCTATACAG TTTAAGGATGCGGGAGTGTTTGAAACAGTCTGGCAGGTGaaatactacaactactacaagcGTGAGCACTGCCAGTTCGGCAACAAGTTCAGCTGCATCGACTACGAGGTGAAGCCCAACGAGACGCGCAGCCTGATGTGGATCAACAAGGAGATCTtccagtaa